The following proteins are encoded in a genomic region of Lachnospiraceae bacterium KM106-2:
- a CDS encoding transcriptional regulator, Cro/CI family, giving the protein MKNKVKLLRKSSGMTQAELAKLVHVSSRTIISLEREQYNPSLLLAYKIALVFNITIEELYCLQENLELEEKK; this is encoded by the coding sequence TTGAAGAATAAAGTTAAACTTTTAAGAAAATCATCAGGTATGACACAAGCAGAACTCGCAAAATTAGTTCATGTATCTTCAAGAACGATAATTTCATTAGAACGTGAGCAATATAATCCATCTTTACTATTAGCCTATAAAATAGCGCTTGTTTTCAACATTACTATCGAAGAGCTATATTGCTTACAAGAGAACCTAGAATTGGAGGAAAAGAAATGA
- a CDS encoding ABC-type antimicrobial peptide transport system, ATPase component, translating to MLQIRDLSKQYVTGNLVQTALDHVSLSFRDNEFAAILGPSGAGKTTLLNIIGGLDHYDSGDLVINQMSTKQYKSRDWDSYRNHTIGFVFQSYNLIPHQTILSNVELALTIGGSRKRERQIRAKAALEQVGLGDQIHKRPSQLSGGQMQRVAIARALVNQPDILLADEPTGALDSETSVQVMELLKDVAKERLVIMVTHNESLAEHYATRIISLKDGAIIRDSDPFEPDQKKITEHKNMGRSSIKLPTAFALSLNNLATKKGRTILTAFASSIGIIGIALILSLSNGIYDYIGRIQKETMTSYPITINEQSVDFNRMMGNKTMEGTVKNKKAHEKGLVYSNSSSLAMMNQLTSSLTKNNLTEFKNYLDDKQSEIHRYIGENGIKYSYDVGFDVYSKNQDGAIIDTSTNAFQAAEQEQTNSLSSPLSQFKESVMDMAPQGDKMYAKTFEELLVGSNQQQVSNVVKNSYDMVYGKWPQKYNEVVIVLDEKNEIPTTALYALGLIPTKQYNRIMKEIESGKALKQEEFHYSYEDLLKRKFYLIPSCDHYIKQKNGTYKNVKGDNLYLESMLDDAVKLQVTGIIRPIKDAKNATLTGVVGYTNALTHYLIEYANQSEIVKEQEANPDVNILNGMKFSPKDDAAKVSDAKRYIKNMGISEKANLCSQLASLMLGNLPAELKRLTSLDEVQLANMADTYLAMADDDIFLLLYNNYISTGNYDNNMSAFGYVSLDAPSSISIYADTFEAKEAITNSIQKYNERAKATDRITYTDFIAMITKSVTKMVTAVTYVLIAFVGVSLIVSSIMIGIITYISVLERTKEIGILRAMGASKRNISQVFNAETFIIGTLSGVLGIIVSKLILIPSNLFMHSLLERTDVNASLPFGNAICLILLSILLTLIGGWIPSKKAAKRDPVIALRSE from the coding sequence ATGTTACAAATAAGAGATCTATCAAAACAATATGTGACAGGTAATCTAGTTCAGACAGCATTAGATCATGTTAGCTTGAGCTTTCGGGATAACGAATTCGCTGCGATCCTAGGACCGAGCGGTGCGGGAAAGACAACATTGCTTAATATCATAGGGGGACTAGATCACTATGATTCGGGTGATCTAGTCATCAATCAGATGTCTACGAAACAATATAAGAGCAGAGATTGGGATTCTTACCGGAATCATACGATCGGATTTGTCTTTCAAAGCTATAACTTAATTCCCCATCAGACCATCTTATCGAATGTGGAGTTAGCGCTTACTATAGGAGGCAGCAGAAAGAGAGAGCGACAAATACGAGCCAAAGCGGCGTTAGAGCAAGTAGGCTTAGGAGATCAAATTCATAAAAGACCTAGTCAACTCTCCGGTGGACAGATGCAAAGAGTCGCCATCGCTAGAGCTTTGGTAAATCAACCAGATATTTTACTGGCGGATGAACCAACCGGCGCCTTAGATAGCGAGACCAGCGTTCAAGTGATGGAGCTATTAAAAGACGTTGCGAAAGAACGTTTAGTTATCATGGTCACCCATAATGAGTCCTTGGCAGAGCACTACGCAACCAGAATCATTTCACTAAAAGATGGCGCAATTATCCGTGATAGCGATCCATTTGAACCAGATCAAAAGAAGATCACAGAACATAAGAACATGGGAAGATCATCGATTAAGCTACCCACTGCATTCGCCTTAAGCCTAAATAATTTAGCGACGAAGAAAGGAAGAACTATATTAACCGCGTTTGCAAGTTCCATCGGAATCATCGGCATCGCGCTTATCTTATCCCTTTCCAATGGCATCTATGACTATATCGGTCGCATTCAAAAAGAGACCATGACCTCTTATCCCATTACCATCAATGAACAATCCGTAGATTTTAATCGTATGATGGGCAATAAAACAATGGAAGGCACCGTGAAAAACAAAAAAGCTCATGAAAAAGGTCTCGTTTACTCCAATAGCAGTTCATTAGCCATGATGAATCAGTTAACCTCAAGCCTAACGAAAAACAACTTAACCGAATTTAAAAATTACTTAGACGATAAACAAAGTGAAATCCATCGCTATATCGGTGAAAATGGAATTAAATACTCGTATGACGTAGGCTTCGATGTCTATTCCAAAAATCAAGATGGAGCGATCATCGATACGAGTACCAATGCATTCCAGGCAGCAGAACAAGAACAGACGAATAGCTTATCAAGTCCTCTGTCACAGTTTAAGGAGAGCGTGATGGATATGGCTCCCCAAGGAGATAAGATGTATGCGAAAACCTTTGAGGAGTTACTTGTTGGTTCCAATCAACAACAGGTCAGTAACGTAGTCAAGAATAGCTATGATATGGTATATGGAAAATGGCCACAGAAATACAATGAAGTAGTGATTGTTCTTGATGAGAAAAATGAGATTCCAACAACCGCTCTCTATGCGCTAGGGTTGATTCCGACCAAACAATATAATCGTATCATGAAGGAAATAGAAAGTGGCAAGGCATTAAAGCAAGAGGAATTCCACTATAGCTATGAAGATCTGCTAAAAAGGAAATTTTATCTGATCCCAAGCTGTGACCATTATATCAAGCAGAAAAATGGAACGTACAAAAATGTGAAAGGGGATAATCTTTATTTAGAATCAATGCTTGACGATGCGGTTAAGCTCCAGGTTACTGGTATCATTCGTCCAATTAAAGATGCCAAGAATGCAACCCTTACTGGTGTTGTGGGCTATACCAATGCACTGACTCATTATCTCATCGAATATGCCAATCAGAGCGAGATCGTGAAGGAACAGGAGGCAAATCCTGATGTAAATATTCTAAATGGGATGAAGTTTTCACCAAAAGATGATGCAGCAAAGGTTTCAGATGCGAAACGCTATATTAAGAATATGGGAATATCAGAAAAGGCGAACCTTTGTAGTCAATTAGCGAGTCTGATGCTTGGCAATTTACCAGCAGAACTAAAAAGATTAACGAGTTTAGATGAAGTGCAGCTCGCCAATATGGCAGACACTTATTTAGCCATGGCGGACGATGATATCTTCTTACTGTTATATAATAACTATATTTCTACAGGCAATTACGACAATAATATGAGTGCATTTGGCTATGTCAGTCTAGATGCCCCTTCGTCGATCAGTATCTATGCAGATACCTTTGAGGCAAAAGAGGCGATTACAAATAGTATTCAAAAATACAATGAGAGAGCGAAAGCAACGGACCGGATCACATACACTGACTTTATTGCCATGATCACAAAATCGGTGACCAAGATGGTTACAGCGGTGACCTATGTTCTAATTGCTTTTGTAGGTGTTTCGTTGATTGTTTCTTCCATCATGATTGGAATTATAACCTACATTTCAGTATTAGAGCGGACAAAAGAAATTGGTATCTTACGAGCCATGGGAGCTTCGAAACGCAATATCTCACAAGTATTTAATGCAGAGACCTTTATCATAGGAACCTTATCTGGAGTGCTAGGCATTATCGTGTCTAAATTAATCCTGATACCAAGCAATTTGTTCATGCATTCCCTTTTAGAGCGGACGGACGTAAATGCTTCCTTACCATTTGGTAATGCCATCTGTTTAATTTTGCTGAGTATTCTATTAACTTTGATCGGCGGATGGATTCCTTCTAAAAAGGCAGCGAAACGAGATCCGGTGATCGCATTAAGAAGTGAATGA
- a CDS encoding VanZF family protein translates to MNRYIRYIITGVWQLKSALLLSIILYGCIVAVWYIVKKKHTDQKRNLHIGRMILAYLLLLYLLTILKITGIIGMQFHLSWFVDAIQHFRIGLPFVGSSILMLLLNFLLFVPFGFLLSLVFEGRNRNTRNSLLLGLATSFIIEFLQLFGGRMFELDDLIMNTLGTEMGYQIWSSIHGMRTEKAKIKYAMRGVICIISVGVFFFGLFFIADGDATQDRESSMYSEMASSDEEIADVSEGVLYLDGAKKKIGDKSSCYYLYRMIGESISNHASFYSTKTGTYQLKNLVNKSKVQYIEISLKHSYDYTFYNNHNLKLENVNHILYDPEHGTLYYGNKEDKEFSHALIYENKENPFETDKQMMEEIKQVK, encoded by the coding sequence TTGAATCGATATATTAGGTACATTATTACAGGAGTTTGGCAATTAAAAAGTGCATTATTGTTATCCATTATTCTATATGGCTGTATTGTGGCAGTCTGGTACATAGTTAAGAAGAAGCATACGGATCAGAAAAGAAATCTACATATCGGGAGAATGATTCTAGCATATCTTTTATTACTATATCTGTTAACTATATTAAAGATAACCGGTATCATTGGAATGCAATTTCATTTATCCTGGTTTGTAGATGCAATACAGCATTTTAGGATCGGATTACCGTTTGTAGGAAGTTCTATTTTAATGCTTCTATTAAACTTCTTATTGTTTGTTCCTTTTGGATTCCTTTTGTCGCTTGTCTTTGAAGGAAGGAATAGAAATACTAGAAATTCTCTATTGTTAGGTTTAGCAACCAGCTTTATAATTGAGTTCTTGCAATTGTTTGGCGGACGAATGTTTGAACTAGATGATTTGATCATGAATACTTTAGGTACTGAGATGGGATATCAGATCTGGTCGTCTATCCATGGCATGAGAACAGAAAAGGCAAAGATAAAATATGCAATGAGAGGAGTCATTTGCATCATTAGTGTTGGCGTGTTCTTTTTTGGACTGTTCTTTATCGCAGATGGTGATGCAACCCAAGATAGGGAGAGTTCCATGTATAGTGAAATGGCAAGTTCAGACGAGGAGATTGCAGATGTTAGTGAAGGAGTACTTTATTTAGATGGTGCGAAAAAAAAGATAGGGGATAAAAGCTCCTGTTACTATCTATATCGTATGATAGGAGAGAGCATCAGCAATCATGCTTCTTTCTACAGTACCAAAACTGGAACTTACCAATTGAAGAATCTTGTTAATAAGTCAAAAGTACAGTACATAGAAATCTCGCTAAAGCATTCGTATGATTACACGTTTTATAATAATCATAATTTGAAGTTAGAAAATGTTAACCATATCTTATATGATCCTGAGCATGGTACCTTATATTATGGTAATAAGGAGGATAAGGAATTTTCTCATGCATTAATTTATGAGAACAAGGAGAATCCGTTTGAAACGGATAAACAGATGATGGAAGAAATAAAACAGGTAAAATAA
- a CDS encoding retron-type RNA-directed DNA polymerase, which translates to MLKANELIILSYINKFQRIDLYEIQKTINEPLVQLMDSIYRLYENKYIVNDGIDKFSVTEKAKEENIGSWNIWTLKYKEKNINNNVFKYNKKYTGEFCDNGVPKISSVHQINDILELNHIDIESYHGFVLSYGGKNRMILAPGLNLKERQKWILHNILEKIPVEDCAHGFVKGRSIKTNAEVHVNKKEIVCLDIKDFFPSIKRVQVENVFLELNYSEEVAKKISSLVTYNDELPQGAPTSPYLSNLVFRNVDMGLKKLAKENDLEYTRYADDITFSANHSIDNIIKEAEEIIERAGFIVNEDKTHIMKDNYRKMVTGLVVNHKVRIPSAYKKKFRQEIYYCKKYGVSQHLRAIGRENAVNFQEYMYGKAYYIKMIEKELGEKLLLQLDSIFGV; encoded by the coding sequence ATGTTAAAGGCAAATGAGTTAATAATTCTCTCGTATATCAATAAATTTCAGAGAATTGATTTATATGAAATTCAAAAAACAATTAATGAGCCATTGGTACAGCTAATGGACAGTATTTACAGATTATATGAAAATAAATATATAGTGAATGATGGAATTGACAAGTTTTCAGTAACAGAAAAGGCGAAAGAAGAAAATATAGGCTCGTGGAACATATGGACATTGAAGTATAAAGAGAAAAATATAAATAATAATGTTTTTAAATATAATAAAAAATATACAGGAGAGTTTTGTGACAATGGAGTTCCAAAGATATCGAGTGTACACCAGATTAATGATATCTTAGAACTTAATCATATTGATATAGAATCATATCATGGATTTGTCCTTAGTTATGGTGGAAAAAATAGAATGATTCTTGCCCCAGGATTGAACTTAAAAGAACGCCAGAAATGGATTCTACATAATATCTTAGAAAAGATACCAGTAGAAGATTGTGCTCATGGTTTTGTCAAAGGTCGATCTATTAAGACTAATGCAGAAGTACATGTTAATAAAAAAGAAATAGTTTGTTTAGATATAAAGGATTTTTTCCCTTCAATTAAGAGAGTACAAGTAGAAAATGTATTTTTGGAACTCAATTATTCAGAAGAAGTCGCTAAAAAAATAAGTTCTTTAGTTACATATAATGATGAACTGCCACAAGGAGCACCAACTAGTCCATATCTCTCAAATTTAGTATTTCGTAATGTTGATATGGGACTAAAGAAATTAGCAAAAGAGAATGATTTAGAATATACACGTTATGCAGATGATATAACATTTTCGGCAAATCACTCAATAGATAATATTATTAAAGAGGCAGAAGAGATAATAGAAAGAGCTGGATTTATTGTTAACGAGGATAAGACGCATATTATGAAAGATAACTATAGAAAAATGGTTACAGGTTTAGTTGTAAATCATAAGGTTCGAATACCATCTGCTTATAAAAAAAAGTTTCGGCAAGAGATCTACTATTGTAAAAAATACGGTGTTTCTCAGCACTTAAGAGCTATAGGAAGAGAAAATGCTGTTAATTTTCAAGAGTATATGTATGGAAAAGCATATTATATAAAAATGATTGAAAAAGAACTAGGAGAAAAGTTACTATTGCAACTAGATTCTATATTTGGAGTTTAG
- a CDS encoding putative orphan protein: protein MEKPVSPFELHDTDIVVACVGDNGGTDNNIIKEGFKNSVYILINEVYKGKSEDELIYPIIYNARHSIELSLKIIINKIFKICKIKNKHFNFTEKESLFTHNIERLDKTIKDYYSIDKRIRNPYEDISPYLKDYFIDKDGDAFKYESNKDGLLHMRAQGISSISIDIFKEKYKIIMSGLDRLIYELDYLYTEYSIGTFTQKLSREDLSTIAKSLPERNNWSDSEFPNIKKKIIKKYEISSNELSKALDIIQNNREFSVNIKLEQKFNEISKREIQKYVEYVFSNDKTQCHNSSKQCTQAYDSKKLLTILRENANKRNEFSEGISDAVIYSLLSFYICGRNRDTFSEQLDIIYSNIVKNRNDKIECIRKIEKKDSLLYVLYGMKKCGQETYFNEIQNIIHNYGETTSFEIDENWIN, encoded by the coding sequence ATGGAAAAGCCAGTTAGCCCTTTCGAATTACATGATACAGATATAGTAGTAGCATGTGTTGGAGATAATGGAGGAACAGATAATAATATAATAAAAGAAGGATTTAAAAATTCAGTATATATACTTATAAATGAAGTTTATAAAGGTAAATCTGAAGATGAACTAATATATCCTATTATTTATAATGCTAGACATAGTATTGAACTTAGTTTAAAAATAATTATTAATAAGATATTTAAAATTTGTAAAATAAAAAACAAACATTTTAACTTTACAGAAAAAGAAAGCTTGTTTACACATAATATAGAGAGATTAGATAAAACAATAAAAGATTATTACAGTATTGATAAAAGAATCAGAAATCCGTATGAGGACATAAGTCCCTATTTGAAAGACTATTTTATTGATAAAGATGGTGATGCATTTAAATATGAATCGAATAAAGATGGTCTTTTACATATGAGGGCTCAAGGTATTAGTTCCATAAGTATTGATATTTTTAAAGAAAAGTATAAAATTATTATGTCCGGGTTAGATCGCTTAATATACGAATTAGATTATCTTTATACTGAATATAGTATAGGGACCTTTACCCAAAAATTATCAAGAGAAGATTTATCTACAATCGCCAAGAGCTTACCAGAAAGAAATAATTGGAGTGATTCAGAATTTCCTAATATTAAAAAGAAAATCATAAAAAAATATGAAATTTCGTCTAATGAACTTTCGAAGGCTTTAGATATCATTCAAAATAATAGAGAATTTAGTGTTAATATAAAGCTTGAACAAAAATTTAATGAAATTTCCAAAAGAGAAATACAAAAATATGTTGAGTATGTATTCTCAAATGATAAGACTCAATGTCATAATTCATCTAAGCAATGTACGCAAGCATACGATAGTAAAAAATTATTAACGATACTACGAGAGAATGCAAATAAAAGAAATGAATTTTCTGAAGGTATATCAGATGCTGTAATATATAGTTTACTCTCATTTTATATATGTGGAAGGAATCGAGATACTTTCTCCGAACAATTAGATATAATATATTCAAATATTGTTAAAAATAGAAATGACAAAATAGAGTGTATTCGGAAGATAGAGAAAAAAGATAGTTTATTATATGTTTTATATGGTATGAAAAAATGCGGTCAAGAAACATATTTTAATGAAATTCAAAATATAATCCATAATTATGGAGAAACCACATCATTTGAAATCGATGAAAACTGGATCAACTAG
- a CDS encoding mobile element protein, with product MAKKEVYKVGKLTEGKKNIINGLLQEYDIQDASDIQDALKDLLGGTIQEMLESEMDNHLGYNKYERSSDVNNYRNGTKSKRVRSKYGELVIDVPQDRRSSFEPQIVPKRQKDISQIDDKIISMYAKGMSTRQISETIEDIYGFDVSEGMVSDITDKLLPEIENWQNRPLDSVYPIIFIDAVHFSVRDDSIIRKLAVYVVLGINEDGRKEVLTIEVGENESSKYWISILNSLKNRGVQDILILCADGLSGIKEAIAAAFPQTEYQRCIVHQVRNTLKYVANKDMKSFAKDLKTIYTAPDEKTALKQLEAVTNKWDEKYPTAMNRWKDNWDVISPIFKFSSDVRVAFYTTNSIESLNSSYRRLNRQRSVFPSPQALLKALYLATFEATKKWTMPIRNWGKVYGKLSIMFQRRLG from the coding sequence ATGGCAAAGAAAGAAGTTTACAAAGTAGGAAAATTAACAGAAGGAAAGAAAAATATTATCAATGGATTACTTCAAGAGTACGATATCCAAGATGCATCAGATATTCAAGATGCTTTGAAAGATTTGCTTGGCGGAACAATCCAGGAAATGCTTGAGTCTGAGATGGATAATCACTTGGGATATAATAAGTATGAGCGTTCATCAGATGTTAATAATTATCGGAATGGTACTAAATCGAAAAGAGTACGTAGCAAATATGGTGAACTAGTTATTGATGTTCCACAGGATCGTAGGAGTTCATTTGAACCACAGATTGTACCGAAACGGCAAAAAGACATTTCTCAGATTGATGATAAAATCATTTCCATGTACGCAAAGGGAATGTCTACTAGACAAATTTCAGAAACCATTGAAGATATTTACGGATTTGATGTAAGTGAAGGAATGGTATCAGACATTACCGACAAGCTACTTCCAGAAATAGAAAACTGGCAGAATCGTCCGTTAGATTCTGTGTATCCGATTATCTTTATTGATGCAGTTCACTTTTCTGTAAGGGATGATAGTATTATCCGCAAACTTGCTGTATATGTTGTGCTTGGAATTAACGAAGATGGTCGCAAAGAGGTTTTGACTATTGAGGTTGGTGAAAATGAAAGTAGCAAATATTGGATCAGTATATTAAACAGCCTTAAGAATCGAGGAGTTCAGGACATCTTAATCTTATGTGCTGATGGGCTTTCTGGAATTAAAGAAGCTATAGCTGCCGCTTTCCCACAGACCGAATATCAGAGATGCATCGTTCATCAGGTACGAAATACCTTAAAATATGTAGCCAACAAGGACATGAAATCTTTTGCAAAAGATCTCAAGACCATATATACTGCTCCCGACGAGAAAACTGCCTTAAAACAGTTGGAAGCAGTCACAAACAAATGGGATGAAAAATATCCTACTGCAATGAATCGTTGGAAAGACAACTGGGATGTTATTAGCCCTATTTTCAAGTTCTCTTCAGATGTAAGAGTAGCCTTCTATACCACAAATTCTATTGAATCACTGAATTCATCTTATCGAAGATTGAATCGCCAGAGAAGTGTATTTCCAAGCCCTCAAGCACTTTTGAAGGCATTATATCTTGCTACTTTTGAAGCAACAAAAAAATGGACTATGCCTATACGCAACTGGGGAAAGGTTTATGGTAAATTATCAATTATGTTTCAAAGACGTTTAGGATAA